CCCCTCGGTGATGAACTCGTCGATGAACTGGAACATCTGGTACCGGGCACGGAACAACAGCATGATCGTCCCGTCGCCCTCGACGAGAGTGCGCCGGACCATCCGGACGACGTCGAGCATCGAGGCGTTCGCGCGGGCCTCGACCGAACCGCCCTCCTTGCGGGGTTTGAGGTCCTTATCCTGGCGCGTCTCGATGTGGCGGATCTCCTGGTTGACGGCGTTGAGGACGTTCGAGGGGAGCCGGTAGGAGTTCGGCAGGATGACGTCCTCGTCGACTTCCTCCTCGAGCAGCAAAGCAGGATCGGCGCCCTGCCAGGAGTAGACGACCTGGTCGTCGTCGCCGGCGATCAGCACCTGGTCCATGTGGGGTTTCCACTCGTCGTAGACGTCGTACTGCAGCGTGGTGATGTCCTGAAACTCGTCGATCACCAGGTAGTCGACGTCCGGTAGCAGCGAGCGCTGCTTGACGCGCTCGAGCATGTCGGCGAAGCCGATCTTTCCCTGCTCGCCCTTGTAGCTGCGCCAGGCGCGGATCGCCTCGGGGACGTCGATCCGGTCGTCGTCGGAGGGCCAGGTTGGCGTGTACTTGTTGCCCTCCTGGGCGCGGTCGTCGATCTCAGGGGGGAGGCGAACCTCCTCGTCGTCCCACTGGAAGGGGACGTCGTACCAGTCAGAAACCTCGCGGCTGGTCCGCTGGAGCCACTGGCTGGTGGCGATGACCTTGTTCCCGATCGTCGTCGATCGGGCGGTTCGACGGCCCGCACCCGAGTACTCGTCCTCGTACTCGATACCGTACTCGTCACAGAACTCCTCCTTGTCGGACTCGCCGATGACGTCGCTTCGAGAGAGGTCCAGTAGCTCATAGGCCTTCGCGTGCATCGTACAGACGTTACCCTGCAGCGCGCGCGGGCTCTCCCCGAGCCGCTCGGCCAGTCGCTCCCGAACCTCCTGTGCGGCCGCTCGCGTGTACGAAACGACGAGAATGTCCCGGAACGTCACCCCATCCTGCTCGAGGATCTCTTCGACGTGATCGAGCAGTGCGGTCGTCTTCCCGCTCCCCGGTCCACCGAACAACCGGGTGACCTTCGTCTCCGTAGTAGCCATTGTAGCTGTTCAGGGTCGCAATACCCATAAGTGACGTGGGTTAGCCCCAAAAACAGCGGTGAGCCGAAATCCGGTAGCTCCGACTCGAGCTACCGGGCCGGCGTCCACCCGCAGACGGTACAGGAGCTGGCCCCCTCCTCGTGGAGGCCGCCGCAGTCGGGACACTGCTTTTTGTTATACTCCTGCTCCCACCCCACTCGCTCTACCGTGTGACCGCGGTCCGTAAGGAATTCATCGAAGACATCGTCACCGGCATCATTGGGTGAGGTTGCCATACACATGGCATGGGCGGACGTGGTATTAAAGGCCATGGTTCCCGCAGTACTCTGCCGGCTCCGCCGAACCGGTTCCCGACCCGCGAACTTTTCTCGCTCTCGCCCGAACGACCGGTATGAGCGAGCTCCGCCTGGACGCGACGCAGCTCGATCGCTACTCGAGACACGTCATCATGGACGAGATCGGTCCCGAGGGCCAACAGCGACTGCTCGAAGGCAGCGTCCTCGTCGTCGGCGCCGGGGGGTTGGGATCGCCGGCGATCCAGTACCTCACGGCCGCCGGGATCGGCCGTCTGGGGATCGTCGACGACGACGTCGTCGAACGCTCGAACCTGCAGCGCCAGATCGTCCACGGCGACGGCGACGTCGATCGACCGAAAGTCGACAGCGCGGCCGACTACGTCGAAGCGCTGAACCCCGACGTCGACGTCGAGACCCACGAGACCCGCATCACCGCCGAGAACGTCGCCGAGCTAACGAGCGGGTACGACATCGTCCTCGACGCCAGCGACAACTTCGGCACCCGGTACCTGCTCAACGACCACTGCGTGCTCACCGAAACGCCGCTCTCCCACGGAGCGATCTACCGCTTCGAGGGGCAGGTGACGACGTTCACGAACGACCGCGGCGACGACGAGGACCCGCCCTGTTATCGCTGCATCTTCCCCGAGGCACCCGAGCCCGGCACCGTCCCCGACTGTGCGACCACCGGCGTCCTCGGCGTGCTCCCGGGGACCGTGGGCTGTATCCAGGCCACCGAGGTCGTCAAGTACCTCCTCGGGAAGGGCGACCTCCTCGAGGGACGGCTCCTGATGTACGACGCGATGGGGATGACCTTCGAGTCGGTCGACGTTCTCGCGAACCCCGAGTGTCCGGTCTGTAGCGACGATCCCGAGATCGACTCGGTCGAGGACGTCGCCTACGAGGGCAGCTGTTCGATCTCGGCGGACTGAGGCCTCAGTCGACGCGGTCCCACGCGAGCCCGTACTCCTCGGCGACGTCCTCGGCGATCGACTCGAACCGGTCGAACGCCATCGCCGGCGGGTGGGGGTGGCGGGCGTCGATCTCGTCGGGCAGGTCGTCGTGGTACCGGACCTGGGTCTCGACGTCGTAGGGGAACTCGTCCTCGTCGACACCGACGAACCCGTGCTCGTCGCGAGCGCGCGAGAGGACTCGCTTCCACTCCCCGATTGAGGCCAGCCCCGCCGACTCCATCCCGTGGGAGAACAGCGTCGAGCGGATCTCGTCGTAGGGGTCGCTGCGCTCGAGGTAGTCCTCGAGGTGTGCGACGTCCGAGCGGGTGTTGAAGGCGGTCCAGTAGGGGACCGACCCCGTCCGCAGCGTCCACCAGGGCTCGACCAGCGCGAACGACTGGACGAGCAGCCGCTCGACGGAACGGTCGCGGGCGGCGTAGCGATCCCGGTAGCGGTCGGCGACGAACGGGCTCAGCTCCCGCGGGTCGTCGAACGCGAGCCGCCGGAGTTCGTAGTCGCGTTCGTCAGCGGCGCGCTCGAGGTCCTCGCGTAAGGCCGGGTCGAACCCCCACTCAGCCTCCGGTGCCCGTCGATCGGGTTCGGGAACGTCCCACTCGCGTCGGTCCGTGCCCTGCAGGCGAAGGAACTCGGCGACCGTCTCGCTGCCCTCGTAGTACTCCTCGGGCGCCAGTCCGCCACAACCACCCAGCTGGAAGGTGTGGCGGTCGCCGACGTCTACCACCGGCCAGTCGTACTCACACTCCAGCGAGATGATCGTGCCGCCGGGCTCGAGGACGGTGTCGAGAAACTCCTCGTAGGCCTCGCCGAGCCGACGGGACTTGACCCGGAAGTACGCTAGCTTCCGGACCATCAGCCGGTCCTGGTTCGGGTCGTGCATCTGGGCCAGCGAGACGTCGGGGTTGTTCTCGAGGAAGTCGGGGGCGTGCTCGGCGCCCCACGCGACGTCCTCGCGGATCTCGTCAGCGCCCATCGACCGTCGGATCGGCAGGAGGAACGTCTGGGGGAGAAACGGCACTCCCAGCAGGGCCGCGAGATGTACCGCCGCGCCGTTGCTCGAGCCGACGATTACCGCGGGGTACCCCCGTTCGGGGTACTGATCGACGACCCACTCCCGGAAGCGCTCGACGTCGATCTCGCCGAGGTCGTCGGGGTCGATCCCCTCGTTGGCTCCGCCCGTCGTGTAGATCTTGGCGCGGGTCTCCCTGGAGAGACCGTTGACCCGCTTTGCGAGCGGCGCCAGTTTGGGGTGGATCATCCCCAGCCGCGGGAACTGCTCGCCCCGCAGGTAGCTGGCGGCCGCCCGGACGAAGGCGGTCGTCGAGTCGAAGTTCGGCAGCCCGTAGGGAGTCGACTCCTCGTCGGCGAACAGCCGTGAGAGTCTCATCGATCGCCCACCTCGACCCGTCGCACCAGTCCCGGCGTCCGTAGCGGGATCAATCGTCGGCCATCGTGGATCATCAGTTAGTCGGGATACGACGGAGCGGTGGATAGTACTGTGGCCGGCAGGATCGACCGCCGCGGGCCGGGGCGCTCCGAGCGAGAGACGCCGACCCTCGAGCGGGTAGTGATACCGGCCCCCAACCGGGCTACGTTTCCGCCAACTCAACCCTTAATCGGCGACCGGGAGAACGTCGACCGTGTTCGTCGTTCTGTTCTCCCTGTCGAACCGCCGGTTCTGGCGGGTCTGGAAGCGCGTGTTCGGCCTCTCCTGGCCCGTGATGGCCGAGCAGGTGTTGCGGACGCTGATGCGGACGACCGACCTGATCGTCGCGGGCTTTTTCTCCCCCGCGGCGGTCGCGGCGGTCGGCCTCGCGGACATCTACGCTCGCTTTCCGCTGCGGTTCGGGATCGGTATCGGCGACGGCGCGATCGCGCTCTCGAGCCAGGACACGAGCGCCGACGCCACCGCGAACCGCGACGAGGCGGTCTCGCAGGCGCTGCTGATCGGGATCCTCGGCGGGATCCCGTTTATGCTCTTCGGGCTGTTACTCAACGAGTACGCGATCTCGGTGCTGGGTGCGCTCACCGACGAGGGGACGATGGCGGCCGTCGTCGAGTACGGCAGCGTCTACCTCATGGTAATCATGCTCTCGGCGCCCGCGATCCACGTCAACTTCATCGCGGCTCGCTCGATCCAGGGCACCGGCGACACCAAGACGCCGATGTACGTCAACGGCGTCGTCAATGCGCTCAACATCCTCGCGACGATCGGGCTGGCGTTCGGGCTCGGCCCGCTGCCGGAGCTCGGGATAATCGGGATCGCCATCGCGACGGCGGTCGCGGACACGCTCGGCGCGACCGCGTTCCTCGCGATTCTCGCTACACCTCGGAGCGAGATCCGGTACGTGGTGCCCGAACAGCTGGTCATCACCAAGCAGCTGGTCCTGATCAGCTGGCCACGGATCGCCGAGGGCGTCACGGAGATGATCGCCGAGTTTCCGTTCAACGCAATCTTGCTCGCGTTCGGCACCGAGGTCAACGCCGCCTACCACGTCGGCCGTCGGATGTACCAGCAGATCGCCTCGCCGCTCGCGCGGGGGTACGGCGTCGCGGCGAACATCATGGTTGGCCAGTCGCTCGGCCGGGGCGAGGGGGCGACCGCCTACTACAACGGGCTGGCCGCGACGGCCCTGAGCACCCTCACTATCGGCGCTCTCTGTACGCTGTTGTTTTTCTTCGCCGAGGAGTTCGTCCTCGTGTTCACCCGGGATCCGGCGACGGTCGGCTACGCCAGCGGCTTCGCCCAGGCCTACGCCGTCGCCGCGTTGCTGATCGCCGCCTACCTCACGCTGTCGGGCTCGCTGCGGGGCGGCAGCGAGACGGTCGTCCCCTTTGTCTCCCGGGTCATCGGCACCTTCGTCTTCCTGCTTGGCTTCACCTACGTCGTCGGCGTCGTCCTCGGCTACGGCGTCGTCGCCGCCTACGTCGCCGTCGTCCTCGATTTCGCCTTCCGGGTCGCCTACCTCGGCGTCGTCTTCTACCGCCGCCGGTGGGTCAAACGGGGCACCTCGATGATGCGCGAGCGAGGCAGCTTCGGCGAGGGGTCCACGGACGCGGACGACTGACCACCAGGCCGCGGAACTTACTTTACCGTCACCGAGAAACGGTCGGTCATGTCCGACGGAGAGTTCGAGGGCTACGGGGGGAGACACGTTCCGGAACCGCTTCGCGACCCACTCGAGAAGCTCGCGACCGCCTACGACGAGGTCGGTTCGACCGCGGAGTTCCAGGCCGACCTGCGGGACCACCTCGAGGACTTCGCGGGGCGGCCGACCCCGCTGTACCACGCCCGGAGCCTGAGCGAGCGCTACGGCGCCGAGATCTACCTCAAGCGCGAGGACCTGCTCCACGGCGGCGCCCACAAGATCAACAACGTGCTAGGCCAGGCGCTGCTCGCGAAACGGTCGGGCCGTGAGCGACTGATCGCCGAAACCGGGGCGGGTCAACACGGCGTCGCGACGGCGATGGCGGGGGCCCTGCTGGACCTCGAGACGGAGATCTACATGGGCGAGAAGGACGTCGCCCGCCAGGAGATGAACGTGTTCCGAATGCGGCTGCTGGGCGCCGAGGTCAACGAAGTCACGCGCGGGGACGCGGGTCTCGCCGAGGCCGTCGACGTCGCCCTGGAGGACTTCGCCGAGAACGTCGCCGACACTCACTACCTGGTCGGCAGCGTCGTCGGGCCGGACCCGTTCCCGCGGATGGTCCGGGACTTCCAGAGCGTGATCGGCGAGGAGGCCCGCGAGCAGTTCCACGAGCGAACGGGGGAGCTGCCCGACGCCGCGGTCGCCTGCGTCGGCGGGGGGTCGAACGCCATCGGGCTCTTCCACGCCTTCCGTGAGGACGACGTCGCCTTCTACGGCGCCGAGGGCGGCGGCGAGGGCAGCGACTCGCCGCGCCACGCGGCGCCACTGACCAGCGGCACCGACGACACCCTCCACGGGATGCGGACCCGCGTCCTCGAGGACGACGTCGAGGTCCACTCCGTCTCGGCGGGGCTGGACTACCCCGGCGTCGGTCCCGAACACGCCATGTTCCGGGCCGTCGGCCGCTGTGAGTACACCGGCGTCACCGACGACGCGGCGCTGGCGGCGTTCCGGGAGCTGAGCGAGACCGAGGGGATCATTCCGGCGCTCGAGTCGAGCCACGCGGTCGCCCGCGCGATCGAGCTCGCCGAGGACGGCGCCCACGAGACGATCCTCGTGAACCTCTCGGGGCGGGGCGACAAGGACATGGAGACCGCGGCGCGGAAGTTCGACCTCTGAGGCGGAGTGCTGTAACGATTTACCGCCCGACATCGCGGGACCGACGAGCCCGCGAGGTCGCAGTTCGTAATCGTCATACCGACTCGCCGCCAACCGACGCGTATGCGGATGGAACTGCGGGTGTGCAAACACTGCTACACCGGGGAGCACGGGAACGAACAGAAGACCGCGATCACGAAGGACATGGTCGATTGTGCCGAGGCGATCCGCGAGTACAAGGATCTCATCTCGCTGGACGCGGTGTACATCACCAAGGTCGAGGCCGGCGACGTCGGCGGCTCCGAGGAGCTGCCGATCAACGTCGCAGGGATCGAGGACGACACGATCACGCTGCGGGACACCCAGCTCGTGATCGAGGACGAAGACGAGAGCGTCCTGGTCTACCCCGAGCCGGCGGACATCCTCGAGGTGTTGACCCGGAACCTCGATCAGATCAACGAGCGGACCCGCCAGGACGTCGTCGTCGACATCTCGGCCGACAGCGCGGAACTGATCACCTGATCGACGTCCGTCCTCGCGACGGAGCGTCGCGCCGCCCGTTCGCTCCTCGAGTCAGGGTCGGATCCGACCCTGACTGACGGCCCGAAACTGCCCGTTCGTCGGAGCTTTTCGTCGCGACAGTTTTACAACCGAGCCATTGCTACCTGCGTGCGATGAACGAGGGTGCGTTTGTCTGTTCCTGTGCTGGGACCTGCGATATCGATCTCGAGGAGGCGCGGGAGGGGATCGAGGACGTCGAGGTTGCTGCGAGCTCGCAGCTGCTCTGCCAGGACAAGCTCGAGGCGTTCGAACAGGTAATAGAGGAGTACGAACTCGACGAGATGGTCGTCACCTGTCCCGAGGCGAAAGCCCAGGAGAAAATCGAGGCCGCGGCCGAGCGACAGGGGCTCCGGGCCGACAACGTCGAGTTCGTCGATCAGCGCGAGGGAGCGGGGTGGGTCCACGAGCGCGAGGCCGCGACCGCCAAGACCTCGCGGCTGGTCAACGCGGCCACCGCCGGCCAGGAGGCCGACCGACGGCCGCGGTCGAGCATTCACCGGGCCGGTTACGAGGTGGTCGTCGTCGGCGATCCGAGCACGGCCGCGGCGATCGCCGACTCCGCGGACGTGACGCTGCTCGCGAACGGCGAGGAGCTGGCGACCGCCGACGCCGACCTCGAGGACGTCGACGTCGAGC
This genomic window from Natronococcus occultus SP4 contains:
- a CDS encoding UvrD-helicase domain-containing protein; this encodes MATTETKVTRLFGGPGSGKTTALLDHVEEILEQDGVTFRDILVVSYTRAAAQEVRERLAERLGESPRALQGNVCTMHAKAYELLDLSRSDVIGESDKEEFCDEYGIEYEDEYSGAGRRTARSTTIGNKVIATSQWLQRTSREVSDWYDVPFQWDDEEVRLPPEIDDRAQEGNKYTPTWPSDDDRIDVPEAIRAWRSYKGEQGKIGFADMLERVKQRSLLPDVDYLVIDEFQDITTLQYDVYDEWKPHMDQVLIAGDDDQVVYSWQGADPALLLEEEVDEDVILPNSYRLPSNVLNAVNQEIRHIETRQDKDLKPRKEGGSVEARANASMLDVVRMVRRTLVEGDGTIMLLFRARYQMFQFIDEFITEGVPFRSLTDQRMWTDRLTQYVRAVEAIDDGEDVTGLQARRLADMLQESAFGTNDRDDLFDEIDERQEEAGVEDLEELAVPAAVIEDHAPFMPGPASAGDMVRKVTNFQKKSIRSYFNIGEYQGMDTDRVRVGTIHSAKGREADHVFIGTDLTEKVVEQMVATVDDPTDVPGCEEFTKTTSPVPVLTDNERRVFYVGMSRARERLYILENLVDGAPTLPIDVLLTNQLTEMSLEELLEQAQAPVDDPDELEAEAP
- a CDS encoding HVO_0416 family zinc finger protein, with translation MATSPNDAGDDVFDEFLTDRGHTVERVGWEQEYNKKQCPDCGGLHEEGASSCTVCGWTPAR
- the ubaA gene encoding SAMP-activating enzyme E1, producing the protein MSELRLDATQLDRYSRHVIMDEIGPEGQQRLLEGSVLVVGAGGLGSPAIQYLTAAGIGRLGIVDDDVVERSNLQRQIVHGDGDVDRPKVDSAADYVEALNPDVDVETHETRITAENVAELTSGYDIVLDASDNFGTRYLLNDHCVLTETPLSHGAIYRFEGQVTTFTNDRGDDEDPPCYRCIFPEAPEPGTVPDCATTGVLGVLPGTVGCIQATEVVKYLLGKGDLLEGRLLMYDAMGMTFESVDVLANPECPVCSDDPEIDSVEDVAYEGSCSISAD
- a CDS encoding MATE family efflux transporter gives rise to the protein MFVVLFSLSNRRFWRVWKRVFGLSWPVMAEQVLRTLMRTTDLIVAGFFSPAAVAAVGLADIYARFPLRFGIGIGDGAIALSSQDTSADATANRDEAVSQALLIGILGGIPFMLFGLLLNEYAISVLGALTDEGTMAAVVEYGSVYLMVIMLSAPAIHVNFIAARSIQGTGDTKTPMYVNGVVNALNILATIGLAFGLGPLPELGIIGIAIATAVADTLGATAFLAILATPRSEIRYVVPEQLVITKQLVLISWPRIAEGVTEMIAEFPFNAILLAFGTEVNAAYHVGRRMYQQIASPLARGYGVAANIMVGQSLGRGEGATAYYNGLAATALSTLTIGALCTLLFFFAEEFVLVFTRDPATVGYASGFAQAYAVAALLIAAYLTLSGSLRGGSETVVPFVSRVIGTFVFLLGFTYVVGVVLGYGVVAAYVAVVLDFAFRVAYLGVVFYRRRWVKRGTSMMRERGSFGEGSTDADD
- the trpB gene encoding tryptophan synthase subunit beta, whose translation is MSDGEFEGYGGRHVPEPLRDPLEKLATAYDEVGSTAEFQADLRDHLEDFAGRPTPLYHARSLSERYGAEIYLKREDLLHGGAHKINNVLGQALLAKRSGRERLIAETGAGQHGVATAMAGALLDLETEIYMGEKDVARQEMNVFRMRLLGAEVNEVTRGDAGLAEAVDVALEDFAENVADTHYLVGSVVGPDPFPRMVRDFQSVIGEEAREQFHERTGELPDAAVACVGGGSNAIGLFHAFREDDVAFYGAEGGGEGSDSPRHAAPLTSGTDDTLHGMRTRVLEDDVEVHSVSAGLDYPGVGPEHAMFRAVGRCEYTGVTDDAALAAFRELSETEGIIPALESSHAVARAIELAEDGAHETILVNLSGRGDKDMETAARKFDL